In the genome of Deltaproteobacteria bacterium, one region contains:
- a CDS encoding SIMPL domain-containing protein — FTGLNKIKPEMIQEATAKAREVALKFAEDSKSKLGKIKRASQGQFSIKPRDKNNPHLKKIRVVSTVEYYLSD, encoded by the coding sequence TTCACCGGCCTCAATAAGATAAAGCCGGAAATGATCCAGGAGGCCACAGCCAAGGCCAGAGAGGTTGCCTTGAAGTTTGCCGAAGATTCGAAAAGCAAGCTGGGCAAGATAAAGCGAGCCTCTCAGGGCCAGTTTTCCATAAAGCCCAGAGACAAGAACAATCCTCATCTCAAGAAGATCCGCGTGGTATCCACCGTGGAATATTATCTGTCAGACTAG